CCAATCTGGTAGTGGGTGCTCATGTACTTGTACTGCGAGTCGAACGGGATTTTGTTGACCAGCGTCGTCATTACCGGCGCGAGGTTGGCTTTCGCCGCCAGCACCTTCAGCGCGCCTTCGGTTGGCCCCCCGGTGATAGCCCACAGGCCGCGCTCATCCTGAATCATCTGGCTGTCGTTACACAGGTCGATGGTGCGCAGGTACTGCTCCAGCACGGTCCCCGGCTGGATCTGCACCGGCTCGTCGCTGCCTTCCAGATAGATGTTACCTACCGGCTCGTAGCTGTTGCCGTCCACGCGGTAGCAGGTGTCGGCGGTGATGATCGCTTTCACCGTCATTTCGTTCATGGTCAGGGTACCGGTTTTATCCGAGCAGACCACGGTCATTGCCCCCAGGGTTTCCACCGTTGGCAGTTTGCGGATGATTGCCCGCTTACGCGCCATCGCCTGCACGCCCAGAGAAAGGATAATGGAGATAATCGCCGGCAGACCTTCTGGTACAGAAGCAACCGCCAGGCTAATCAGGGAGAGCAGCAGCTCGCCCATCGGGATGTCGCGGAAGACCAGGCTGAAGACAAACAGCGCGGCCATCATCGCCAGAATAATGACGAAGATCGCTTTGCCCAGCTTGTCCATCTGCACCAGCAGCGGCGTGCGGTGTTTTTCAATGCCCGCCATCATCTGGTTGATGTGACCAAGCTCGGTCTCCTGCCCGGTGGCAATGACCACGCCGACGCCACCGCCCGCGCTAACGGTTGTCCCCGAGAAGACCAGGTTGGTGCGGTCGCCCAGCGGTAATTCGCCGCTCAGCGGCTGGGTGTGTTTATCCACCACCGTTGATTCACCGGTGAGAATAGCCTCTTCAACGCGTAAATTGTGCGCTTCGATAAGACGCATATCCGCCGGAATACGATCGCCTGCGCGCAGCACAACAATATCGCCCGGCACCAGGTCGGTGGTCGGGATGGTTTCGTGATTACCATTGCGAATAACGCGCGCCTCGCTGGAGAGCATATTTCGAATACTCTGCAGGGATTTTTCCGCGTTACTTTCCTGAATGTGGCCAATTAAGGCATTGATGACCGCCACGCCCAGAATAACCAGCGTATCGACCCAGTGGCCCATGACCGCCGTTAATACGGCTGCCGCCAGCAGGACATAGATCAGGACGTCGTTAAAGTGTGCCAGAAAACGCAGCCAGCCCGGCTTGCCCTTTTTCTCAGGCAGCGCGTTTGGCCCCACTTTCTGCAGGCGCGCCTGCGCTTCAGCGCGATCCAGCCCCTGCGGCTGCGTCTGCTGGTGCGCCAGCACCTGCTCGACAGTCTGCTGAAAAGCGTTGTTGCCCGCGGGCGGCATGTTCTGAGAAATATTTTTTTTGGTCATTTTCTTTCCTTTAATTTCCGGTGGACGGAAGCCTGAATTCCTTTCTGGCTTAATAAATTCATTTTTAATGCTTGCGGGTTAATTTGATCTACCGCAATATAATTACTGCCGGGTTATTCAAAACTGTTTAAAACTATTTCGATAAGCTGATTTTTACAAAATATTTCTAAACCAACATTAAACGAGGAGGAAGCATGTTTGGTATTTATCGCGGTCGCCGCCTGGCGTTATACATTGTCGCAGCCATTGTTATTGCTACGTTAATTGGCTACAGCACCTATAGCTTTGTAAAATTATTTTCGTAATACAGACGTTTATTTACAGAACGCGATAATAATTGAATTGCGGGCCGTTATTTATTCTTCCGGAGGAATTTATTTGCGGCTAAAAGCAGCGTTTTAATTAAAAATCGCTGACGGGGTTTATATTGCTTTACGTTCGAGGATGCCGGACAATGACATTTTTAACTGACGATTAACATTATCATGAAACACCCGTTAGAATCGCTGCTAACCGCAGGCGGCATTTTATTGTTGGCCCTGCTCTCCTGCCTGCTGCTGCCTGCGCCTTCACTGGGGCTGGTGCTGGCGCAAAAGCTGGTGGTCACCTTCCACATGGTCGATTTGAACCAGCTTTACACCATTCTCTTCTGTCTGTGGTTCTTGCTGCTCGGCGCCATCGAATTCGTTATCCTGCGTTTCGTCTGGCGCCGCTGGTTTTCACTGGCGTCGTAAGCCGGTGAAATCGCGCATGCCGTGGATCAGCGCTTCACACCAGGCCCCGCTTGTTCAAACTCGCCGGCCTGAAGCCAGAAACGCACCGGGTAAAGCGGCGACTGCTGATACTGACGCGTCAGCCAGCCGGGCGCTTCCCCTTTCGGTGCCCACCAGTAGGAGCCAGACAGGCTCAGCACATTGCCAAACAGCCGCGGATAGCGCAACGCCACCGCCTGCACGGAGCAGCAGCGCGCCGATCCCTAATAACAATCCACTCCATGCGCTCTTCATTACCGCGTGTTCCCAGATAAAATTTGCACTCACGCTAATGCAAATGGGAATTATTTTCAATGCGCCCGGGTATGATTTTCCTTGCGGTAAGCCCCGGGCGGCTGGTGGAACGTGCGGGTGAAAATACGCGTAAAGGTCTGCTGCGAGTCAAAGCCGTAGCGCAGGCAGATGTCATACACCCGCTCGTCCGATTCGCGCAGGTCGCGCGCCGCCAGCAGCAGCTTGCGTTCGCGAATATAGCGCCCCAGACTCTCCCCTTTGTACTGCATAAACAGCCGCTGAAGATGCCACTTCGAGTAACCCGCGTGGCGGGCGATCTCTTCTATGCGCAGCGGCTGATGCAGGTTGTCGTCGATCCATTCGACGATAGTGTCGATAACCTGAGCGGAAATAGTCATGTTGCGCTCTCCTTCTGCTCTTTGATTCATCATTTATTCCCACCACGGGCGAAATTGCTGAGCGGTATCATTCACGCGGACCGGCTCGCCCAGTTCCGGCGTTAACAGCCGATAGCCTTTGTCGCGGCTGGCTTTTGCGAGCTGGATCAGCGGATCG
This region of Enterobacter cancerogenus genomic DNA includes:
- a CDS encoding cation-transporting P-type ATPase → MTKKNISQNMPPAGNNAFQQTVEQVLAHQQTQPQGLDRAEAQARLQKVGPNALPEKKGKPGWLRFLAHFNDVLIYVLLAAAVLTAVMGHWVDTLVILGVAVINALIGHIQESNAEKSLQSIRNMLSSEARVIRNGNHETIPTTDLVPGDIVVLRAGDRIPADMRLIEAHNLRVEEAILTGESTVVDKHTQPLSGELPLGDRTNLVFSGTTVSAGGGVGVVIATGQETELGHINQMMAGIEKHRTPLLVQMDKLGKAIFVIILAMMAALFVFSLVFRDIPMGELLLSLISLAVASVPEGLPAIISIILSLGVQAMARKRAIIRKLPTVETLGAMTVVCSDKTGTLTMNEMTVKAIITADTCYRVDGNSYEPVGNIYLEGSDEPVQIQPGTVLEQYLRTIDLCNDSQMIQDERGLWAITGGPTEGALKVLAAKANLAPVMTTLVNKIPFDSQYKYMSTHYQIGSEEQILITGAPDVIFALCEQQQTRNGTEAFNRAYWETEMERYARQGLRMVAAAFKPANGETALTHDDLNTGLIFLGIAGMMDPPRPEAIDAIHACQQAGIRVKMITGDHPQTAMSIGQMLGITNSEQAVTGYQLEKMSDAELADAAVKYDIFARTSPEHKLRLVQALQDKGEIVGMTGDGVNDAPALRQADVGIAMGIKGTEVTKEAADMVLTDDNFATIASAVKEGRRVYDNLKKTILFIMPTNLAQGLLIVIALLAGNIIPLTPVLILWMNMATSATLSFGLAFEAAERNIMRRPPRQTGQHVMDAYAVWRVAFVGTMIAIAAFALEAWLAPRGHSAEFIRTVLLQMLVCAQWVYMINCRNTEGFSLNRGLLANKGIWLVTGVLFLLQAAIIYLPFMQMLFGTEALPLRYWFVTLAVAGVMFFIVEIEKRLTRRFRKAA
- a CDS encoding DUF1158 domain-containing protein gives rise to the protein MKHPLESLLTAGGILLLALLSCLLLPAPSLGLVLAQKLVVTFHMVDLNQLYTILFCLWFLLLGAIEFVILRFVWRRWFSLAS
- a CDS encoding RamA family antibiotic efflux transcriptional regulator, which gives rise to MTISAQVIDTIVEWIDDNLHQPLRIEEIARHAGYSKWHLQRLFMQYKGESLGRYIRERKLLLAARDLRESDERVYDICLRYGFDSQQTFTRIFTRTFHQPPGAYRKENHTRAH